The DNA segment CAACTACCTGatgtggaggaaagatgaaagaaagatgggATTATTGTGTATAAAtgtgtaagaaaaaagaaaaagtagatatAGAAGATTTGTGGTGAGCAGGAAACTCAGTATCAAGAGGAAGCAAAAAACTGAACAACACAAGAGGAGATAATGATgtatagaaatatttttttccaaatagaACAACAGATCTGTTGAATGCACTACCagaggaagtggtgtgtgtgtggtaacttAAAAAAATGGGACATTAAAAGCTTACTCAGTCctttaaaaatacaaacaggTAAATAATACAAGGTAATGCTGCTGTGTATGCTATGCAGATTTTCCATTATTGCAATTGTGTATGCTGCACAGTAATCTTCCATGGTGACTGGTGAACCATCCCACTCTGTGGCTAAGTCTGGGTGTGACCACCCCAGGCAAGACAGTTTGGTATTGCTACGGCTGATGTAATTTTGAATGATGCATCACTTGTTCAGTAGTTTTCAAGAATCTCATCTTGGACTTCATTATGTTATGGTGCTAGAATACTTCACATTTTTGCCTGAATTTCATGTGTTTGATGTGGTTTTAATTGATCTTATTAACTTATGATACTTTTGTTCATAATAATTTGCTTGGATCAGCTATGGTGTAATTAATGTCATTGCCTCATATTTACTCACAACCCATATGGCAGATTgaaatcttttcttcctttaattgaTGTGTCACTGCCTTCATAAAGTATATACATCCACCTCCATTACTGACAACATTTTCATAGATATGGCATTGTCTGTATTCACAAAAATTCATCTGGTGTTAACAGTCATCTCAAAACACTGTGTCATCATACTTTGTAGGAACCACACTGTGCAAAGTATTGAGGATAATGCAGAATCACAGAGACCTGTGACAACAGTGAGCTGAGACACCCAGCAAACAAGCAGGTGCTGAGGCAAGGCAACAGGTGTTGGGGGATCCAGGAGTAAAGGCTGAGGAGAGGCAACCCAGGACAGGAGCAAGGGAAAAGGCTAGGCAACCTGCAGAAGAGCAGATTCCAAGGCAAGGGGTGCAGTCAGAAGCAAACGAGGCACCCAGTGAAGCAGAACATGTCTAGGCAAAAATACAATGGTCAGGAAATGTATGTTAGAGACAGTCATTGGTGGGAGTGAGTAAGACAGTTAGTGGGTGTCAAGACAAGACACTCAGCAAAGAGGAATGGATGAAGCACCCAGCAAAGAAGAGAGTGTCAGGGTGATATATTTAGTGAAGGAGTGGGGTGCTGAAGGAAGATATCCAGAAGCAGTGTGGGTGCCAAGGTATTATGACACTCCAGAATGAGGTGAAATATGTCTAGTACATTTCTGCTGAAAATCAGCATGGTATATTGCAACATACCTTTGAAATCCTGTTTAATTTATGTCCAGCTCATGTTGGGGTTTTCTCTTTGGCTTCATCCTccgtattgttattttgttctctGGTTTTATTTTGGAGTGGCTAACTGTCACTACACTACTAAGAATATTTTTGTGCAGTTAAGCTTTTCttaaaaattactttaaacttATATTTGCAGGGACTTGTGATTGCTGTTGATGTGTCTCTTGGTGTTGACTGGCACAAAATAAGGGCTCAGCTTTAGGCAAATGTTGCTGGGTTTCTCAGAGTCACCATGACAGTATGGCAGTCTATATTGCCACTGTAGGAACAGTATTGAATTCCCTCttgactacattttttttttggggggggggagattTCCTGTTTTAGAGGTTTATGACCTGGAAAGAATACTTCAGATCCTTGTTATGTGCAGTGTTCAGATCTCTTGCTTGTGCCAGTTTGAGTTGAAAATGAATTTTCTGGTGCTGCATAATGTATGGTATTACAAATATGTATTTATAATggagtgatgatggtgtgttACAGCCAACTTACTAATCATGATCTTTCTTGCTCATGTGTAATACAAGATGACAATGATATCAatatttcttatctcttttcagACAGCAGTATTGATGCTCCACCCTCCTTCACACCAGCAAAGAAATATTCTGATGTTTCTGGCCTTCCAGTAAGTTTTGAAGTAGTTGATTATTAGCACCATTTTTAATAATCAGAATTGTCATGATATTTAGCAAGTTTGGCATTAATTAACAGGGCTCTGAAAGTTTCTTGGTGTGCAGACTAGTTTCACTAAGTACATGTATAGTAAACTCTTCATGATGTGAAATCAAGGATAAGTACAATATGTGAtagtgaagataaaaaaatacctTGTTATATTCTAAATACTATATCATTTGTGTTTCTGCATGAAAGTTCCTTGAATATGATTTtatactgtttatttatatatatatacttaattcattatttatttagtttttacttAATTGTTAATCAGTATTTATAAGCCATTTTTTATAACATAACATAGGCCATTTGAGATCTTGTTAACAACTGTCTgcctatgcacacacacacacacacacacacacacacacacattgtaagtaaactctttgaaatagtcattaaaaacagatggatgcAATATCtttaacaagaaaatataataacagaaaaacagttcagtttcaggaaagagaaatcttgcgtaacaaacttactgagcttttatacaagagtaatagataaactacaagagagagatggttgggttgatgcagtctatttagatctgaaaaaagcttttgatacagttccacataaaagtctcatatggaaactggaacatcgaggaaggctaaaaggaaaaatacttaagtggatgaaggattatctccaaggtagggaaatgagtacagtaatcagagataataaatcaagttggtgcgaagtaacaagcggagtaccacaagggtctgtgttggcacctataatgtttcaggtctatataaatgatatgacggtttaaatagctacattgacatgtttgcagatgatgcaaagttgatgaaagtaataaagaaccaagaggattgtgaggaactacagagggatattgatagaatttatgaatggagtaaacgatggaaattagaatttaatataaagaagtgccatgtaatggagatgggaagaagtaaaaggagaccttcatgggagtataagatgggaggaatcacaataccaaagagcaaagaagaaaaagacttgggagtaataattcaagacacgatatcaccagaaaaatacatcaatggaatatttggctctacatataatttgccagcaaatatcagggtggcatttaattacctagacaaagaaatgatgaagaaaattataacacacgtgatacgccccaaactggaatacgcagcagtggtatggtctccacacaagaagaaagatataaggaaattggaaaggacacaaagaacagctacgaaaattatacctgaattggaagacctaagttacgaggaaagactggaagaaattggattaccaacactgcaagaaagaagggaaaaaggagacctgataacaatgttcaaattaataaacaacatggagaagaaagacagagatgacctagttgtaaaagtggaggaaggagatagacgtacaaggggacatatgaagaaattaaagaagagtcattgtttgggagatattaaaaaatacagctttccgcatcgaatggttgaaatatggaataactgaaaagaagaagtggttgcggcaaagagtgtgcacatgtttaaagagattagataaattcgagtatggagacaggactaattgagctttggctcggaccctgtactatacaactaggtaaatacacacacacacacacacacacacacatacagcttTTATTGGAGAGTCAAGGACGTGAAATTAAGAAAGTAGGGCACAACACCAAGACTGACCAAAGAGAGTTGAAAATAGCACATACTAATGTGAGTGGCCTGTTAATAGCTCTGTTACAATTGAATGATTATTTAAAAGTGAGTCAACCAGATGTCTTGGGGATTACTGAGACTAAACTATCTGGAGAGTTAGAATCAATTGACCTTGGAGAAAACAGATACAATGTATGGACAAGAAACAGAAATGTCAAGAAAGGAGGTGGTGTGTTATTATTGATAAAGAAAGAACTGCAAGTGGATACTGTAACTTATGGTGAGGGAGGAGCTGAGGTGTTGAAAGTATGAGTGAGGCAAAGTGGAGGCAGAAGGAGAGATTTTGCTGCACCTTATGTACCCCCTTATGTACCTTATGTACGAACTCATGGACGAAACATGATTATGAACAGGTGATTAACGATGCTATTGTATGCATGAAGAAACTGGTTATTAACAGTGAGAACATAATACTTATGGGGAATTTCAATTGCAAAGAGCTATCATGGGAAAATTCGTCAATTGAAGGGAATGAATTGTCACGGGGAAATAAATTACTACAATTGGTTATGGACAACATTCTTACGCAGTGGGTGAAAGACTCTACAAGACTTGAGGGGAATGAAGAGCCTGCTAGACTGGATCTGGTATTTACCAAGGAGCCTGAAATTGTAGAGGATATCACATACCAAAGCCCATTATGAAAAAGTGATCACGTGTTAATTGAGTTCTACTCCCAGTAGAAGGCATAGAGGAAGAAGACCAGAAAGAAGGGACACCAAACTTCAGTAAAATAAATTTTGTGGAGCcaagaaaatattttgaaagAGCTGATAGGACAGATTACCACAATACCagagaaatagaagataaaTGGAGATTGCAACTAGGGATATATGAGGAGGGTATAAGAAAATATGTGCCAATAAAACGGGCAAGAAAACAGGCATGACAAGTGTGGTTCAACAGAAGATGTGATCAAGCAAAATCTGAAAGAGGTaaggcatggaatagatggaggaaaagtagaagacaCAACCATTGGATAATTTATAGAGATAAAAGGAATGCATATGGCAACGTTtgttaaaaaggaaataaattatgagaaagacATTGttgaaaaatgctgaaaaaaagaaaggaataagtaaACTGAAGAGAGATGGTGTGATTCAGGAAGATGTGGAACAGATAGCCAAAATAATGAACAATTGTTTCCAGTCAGTCTTCACAAGTGAAAGTGAATTTGTGGAACAAAGGGCAGACACAGAAGGGATCAGGATCCACAATATGGAAGTGTCTGTGGAAGAGGtaaaaaagataatagaaaAACTGGACAAAAAAAGTTATGGGGCCAGATGGAGTGTCAAACTCGATACTAAAAGAATGCAGCAGACAAAATCCATGCTGTTCTTATGAGCTCCTTTGAAAAGGGTGTAGTTCCCATTGACTTGAAAAAAGTAGACATTGTGCCAATATTTAAAGGTGGAAATGATAAAGAtccattaaattacagaccagtgtccctaaAAAGTGTGGTTGCTAAGGTAGGTGAAAAGATTATAAAAGAAAGGTGAATGAAGTATCTAAAAGATAACAACATATTGATAGGCAAACAATTTGGCTTTAGAGAAGGAAGATCCTATACTATAAACTTTATAAGTTTCTACTTGAGAGTTATAGACATTGTACAAAAAAGAGATAGATGGGTAGACTGCatttatttagacctaaaaaTGGCATTTGACAAAGTGCCACACAAAAGATTAATGTGAAAACTAGTAGAAATAGGAGGGCTGAAAAGGGATATGCTGAGATGTTTCAGAGACTTTTTAAATAACAGACAAATGAGAACaacagtaaaaggaaaaaaatcctcTTGAAAATAAGTTACTAGCGGTGTGTCACAGGGATCTGTGTTAGCTCCAATCATGTTtgcaatatatgtaaatgatatggtggaaggaataaaaagctatatgagtttgtttgctgatgatgcaaaacttaagaaaatagagaaagatgaTGACTGCATGGCCCTACAGCAAGATCTGAAAAGGATTGGTCCTGTAaaagggaaatggaatttaacatGCAATGAAATAAGAAATGCAGTGTCATAGAATTTGGGAAAAGCATGAAGAGACTAAGAGGTATATACACAATGGGAAGTGAGTGTTTCATGAAAAAGATCTTGGGGTAATCATGGTGGATAgcctatcaccagaaaaacagataaataaaatcacaGCCGAAACTTATAACCTGTTAAGAAACATCAAGGCAGCTCTCAGTTATATAGATGGAAAAATGACTAAGAAACTGATTACAATTCTAATAAGGCCAAGATTGGAGTATGCAGCACTGGTATTGtcttcaaacttgaaaaaaaaaaacacataagaaaattagaaagaattCAAAGAGCAGCCTCAAAACTTCCTTCCAATGTAAGGGAACTATCATACAAAGAGAGACTAAAGGAATTAAAATTGACAACTTtggaacagaggagggaaagaggagatttaataacaGTGTATAAAGCTACAAAAGgattagaaaaaaatgacaaggaagACTTGATGATTCGGGATATATGTGTCACTAGAGGATgtggaaagaaactgaaaaagagCTACAGCAGGAGGGATGTAAAGAAGTTCAACTTCCCACAACAGTGTGTTGATGTGTGGAATGCATTGGATTCAAAAGTCATCATCACTAAAACCCTACATAAATTCAAGGAAGGAATAGGCAtttgtagatatggagacaggacaacatGAGCATAGCTCTCTTCCTGTATGTTACAACTaagtaattacacacacacatacacacacatgcagaggTTAGTCCTGCTAGCCTTCTGCTCCTGTAGGAATGAGATCATAACTCCTCTGCTTGTATGCTGTGCCTTTTCTCTGCTAAATGAGTAGGCGGGTAGAGAAGACTAGCCCAAACTGTCTCGGTTTGGCTAGAGATGCAAGGCAAGAATCTGTCATTTGTGAGCCGGGTGAAATGATCACTGTACCATTATTCTGCAGGAAGAGAATATGATCATTTAAGGAAAATGTTGACTGATGGTATAAAAAATGCCACTATATTCACATCTCCACAGTGCATAATTGAATATTTGTACCACATTCTTCGAACGTTATTTATATGTCAGGCTGAGATTTTTTCCTTGAGGGCAATACCCAGGATGAGACAAGACAGCACTTGTAGGAATGAACACACAGGAGGTTCCCAGTCCTTTGCTCCATCTATTGCAGAAACTTAATATGACTCACAGGGAATGCAGAAACAGTATTCTTTGAACCCAGTTGTGGAGTGTGCAGCTTGGCCACTCCCTTATCACTAACACACAAGCAGGAAtatttatctcctcttcatggattaaattttcttttctattgttATGCCATATTGTTATTGTGATGCTTGtttattgattaattgattagTCCTTGTCAGTCATATGAATTTTGAGATACTGGCATGTTTGACTCCTTACCTAACTCAGGCTGTGTAGGATAAACCATTAAGCTATAGTCTTTCCTTTAGTTATTTCTTGTAGTTTGATTCTTTTGTTCATGCTTATGACATCCACTCATCAGCTGccaacacaccatcaccacttacaCACTGACTGCCTTACTAGAGGAGTTTGTTTGTAACATTCTTCCATACAGTATATCTGTCTCGAGTTTCCCTATACTTAATCTGCAGGCAGCACATATCAACATTTGGTGAACTTAAGGCTTCAAATACTCTTCACTTCTAACTTCTAAGACTGCCAAGACTATCTATTCAGAGAGATAATTTTGAGTTCATAGGGTGGgcttgcttttattttgttggtTGTGGGTGTAGTACATTGGTCCACAAGATACATTGGTCCACAAGAGTGTCTCTTTCCATGAGGGACTCAcaaggctaagagtgtgaatgatgtgcatatgagtgtgtggtgctttgtctgggccatcctgagtgggattgctggcctggtgtatagatggatagattcATCATAATATGAGGACAAGGGGCAGGAGATAGATCTCATCACACCACAGTTccaaaatagaaaggatccataCCTACAGACTCTGCCACAGTAGTTTTGCCATTAGAAAACACATGAACATAGTAACACTGTCATGTGGTGATGCCCTTGATTTAAAACCAGGTACATGTAGTAGATTATCTTATATTCCAACAAAATCTTTATTCACATATAAAATACCTGATTATAGTAAACAGTTtaggcagggaagccacagaatgcctgacttctaatctctaaaatttctgattgggcaaaatttctgattgggcagagcaaacttagtaatgtTACAAGTCCCAGAAAAAAACATGTCATTTATGACAACTGAAAGAATATTCAGATTCTttgggctgaaagactgagctggtggtgacatctggcaactctaaaaactccccattagttaggttaggttaagaaaaaaatccatgaatatgcAGAGCTGTGAATGCTTAACTGCAAATAGGCAGGAGAACACTGTACCAGTGATGTGCAGTCTTGTCTTGGGAAATAATTAGAGATAAGTTGTGCAAGGTGCCTGCCACACACCATACATTGTTTCATTAGATTTCTACATATCCAGCTGTGTCATCAGAAGCAGATCTATTGTGTGCAGTGCCTCATTGAGCAGAATGACCACACAGCAAGGCAGCAGTATGCTCTGCTCCAAAGACACACCCTGTGCATGTCCTTAATATAATGATGTGCACAGGGTGTCTCCACACAGACCATCAAGTGACTCACCACAGCTTTCCCAGCTGTTGCCTTGATGTCCTTCACACCACTTCGTCCTTTTCTACTCTGCTTTCTTTGATGATACCACTTTTGCACCCTTGGCCCTGATGTCACCCTCACCAGTTCCTGCTCCTTTTCTCATACCagttcatcctttcctcttgtaCTTTCTTTGATAATCCcactcttgttctttttcccatGACCTCTCTATGTTCTTTTCctctaatatattttttcaataATCCTACTCTTATACTCTTGTCCCTGACCTCTATATCTTCACCTTTTTCACTGTAAACTAGTatgtaatctaaactgaaaacttctcttcttacctttagttaaaacagcttctatgaagttaggcattctgagttgtctcagctagttttctcaaccccccagctgctaattctatATAGGGACTTATCTgtcaatgtatggagtatgcgtcacatgtatggggggagttccactcatattgctattttagacagggtgtaatcaatagcttttcatcttattaactcctctcctctagctgactgtcttcagcctcttccttattgccacaatgttgcatctcttgctatattctgctattttcatgctaactggtcttctaatcttgctaactgcatgtttcccctcctcctgtggtctTGCTACATAagagttttttctttcattcctgttctgtccacttctctaatgcaagagttaacccattattctcattctttcattcctttctttgatAAACTTGGAAACTCTCTGCcttctgtgtttccttcttcctatgacttgaactcttttaagaggaaggtttcaaaacccttttttttttccattctgtcTGTCATCTCTATGGAAACtagcctttttatttttttttcaaaagttttgttccccttggcctgTGGCCAtcttacacataaaaaaaaaaaatacttacatGTTATGTGGCAAGTGTTGGTTTGCAGAGATAGAGAGGTACGAGTGAAAGCACACATTTTTACTGAGGGCAAGTGTGCTTGTGGCCAGTCATATACATCATATTTACTTGTCAGATGTCAGATATTTATGTAACTTTGCAAGGATTGTCCCCCAATAGATCCAACTTAGTGAGGGCTTACTGTATAGACAAAAGCAATTTATCTTAAAACTAAAGAAGAGTTTTGATGTGAATGCAAATATGTATGTGGATCTATTGGTGAATGAAAGTTAGTCTTATCATGTTTATATGCTAAAATCTCAGAATCTGAAGTCACAATATCATAATCCTTGACAAGTCATGTAGAACTGTTCCTACATTATCCAACTTTGTGGCAACTTCATATGTTGCTTTTTCCATCAACAATGGAGAGATGTGGCAGTCTGTCACACATCACCAAACCCCTCTGACACAGCTAGGACTTCAGGTTTTGCCACTTGGTGCTCCACGAGAGCTTGTTTTTTGATATGTGGCCAAACCACCCCTCAGTAATGGGGGAAAGATTTTATGGCATTCTATTGTATTCCTAATATTGCCCATATAAAGTAATGGAATATGCTCTGTCATAGGACACGAGTCTAACTGaatcacaggagagagagagtgggtgatgggACTGTagtaggtaatgttgttcctgAAGTCTTGAATGAATTGTTCATAAATGATGTTCCAGATCTCCCAAATGCCTGTTGTGTACTTTACTTAGTTTCTGTCATTCATTGTGATCATTAATTTGTATTATGCTTGCTTTAATTTGGTTGcttatattgttattacttgAATTCTGAGTTATCAGTTTTGAAATATATTATCTGAATCATTCAAGAAATTCTACACTTTCTCTCAGTGTGTATTTGAATCAGACTCAAGCAAAAGGTTTATATTTGTAACTTCATAATTtcagtttgttttgagtgtaagAGATTAAGTCATATCTCTAATTCAGCATTTTGTTGCAGGCAAACTACACAGATCCTTTAACGAAGCTTAGATTTGCGGATTCATCTGAATTTTATCGAGTCCGGGATCTGCCAATGGACATTGTTAATGGACTGCTGGAGCTACGCAAGGCAAATAGTATAGTTGGCTGACAGCTGTTGTGCTTACAATATTTGGTTCACAGATGGCATGGTCTGTACTTTAAGCAGAGAAACTTCCTGAAATAAGAGACAGTGTTGAAAGAAATTCAACATCCAGGATAatttgaaattttaataaatattacTTGGAATGAAGTCTGTACTGTACCTACATGTAGAAAGTATTCCCAATAAAATTGCTACTTCTCATAAGAggcaatgtatttatttactgagcCAGTACCACTTTACAAGTGAATATCCAAGACAAGATGTCTGTATCAGGATTCAGAGAGAATTGAATTGCCTATccttctatgttttttttttttttttttttttttttttagtcacttGGTATTGGGCCAGATGGTAATCAGGTCATACAGGCCTCAGGCcagatgatcctcaagacagatcggcctgagtgcaaataggcctcaggacgtttggtGCTCGAAACATTTGGTTCCCAAGCCACTTGGTCCCAaaaatgtctctagactcaGATGTCTGGACTACAGGCTTGGTCAAGGCAGCATGTGGATCCACACACACCAGTATAACATTCGCCAACTCATCCACTACTTACTCAACCAcattcacccatccactcaaccactcaACCACCCCTCAGTCTACTACCCACCCATTCATCCAATCACTGACTCCCATCAGTCCATCCACTCATCtgcccatcttttttttttttttatgtaggaaggatactggccaagggcaacaaaaatccaataaaaaaaaatgcccactgaaatgccagtcccataaaggggtcaaagcagtggtcaaaaattgatgaataagtgtcttgaaacctccctcttgaaggaattcaagtcataggaagtggaaatacagaagcaggcagggagttccagagtttaccagagaaagggatgaatgattgagagtactggttaactcttgctttagagaggtggacagaataggggtgtgagaaagaagaaagtcttgtgcagcgaggccgcaggaggaggggaggcatgcagttagcaagatcagaagagcagttagcatgaaaatagcggtagaagacagctagagatgcaacattgcggcggtgagagagaggctgaagacagtcagttagaggagaggagttgatgagatgaaaagcttttgattccaccctgtttaaaaGAGTGGTTTAAGTGGAAATGCTGCCCCACCCCCcatcccagacatgtgaagcatacttcatacatgaaGTATACTTCACATACTTCATGTATGTTGGGcttcagaggagcccaacggagaagaaagggtgacagcataagcagaaggattagaggtcaggaaaaggacaagaatgttgggggtatctccaagacagtcaggaatacgagtagggtgctgcaccaattgctctaggtcgtggaggatagcaaagttgtaggctagttcaccaggatgatcagtgaagggagaggaaagccaaagctggtggtgaacattgaagtctccaagaatggagatatctgcaaaagggaagagagtcagaatgtgctccactttggaagttaattagtcaaagaatttcttatagtcagaggagttaggtgagaggtatacagcacagataaatttagtttgagagtgactctgtagtcgtagccagatggtggaaaactcggaagattcaagagcgtgggcacgagagcaggttaagtcactgcgcacataaacgcagcatccagctttggataaaaaatgaggatagagaaagtaggagggaacagaaaaggggctactgtcagttgcctcagacacctgagtttcagtgaggaaaagatgaggtttagaagaggagaggtggtgttctacagattgaaaattagatcttagactgcgaatgttacagaagttaatgaagaaaaagttgaggggggtgtcaagacacttagggtcgtcgacagaaaggcagtccgacctggggacatttatggttccctccccagatggggactccgaggctggtgtaggagtcgctgttataattttgaaatttttgagtgaagggtgtgtgtgttatcaggtgcttgtaatttcgtgtggaggaagagagttgtctttagagggcaggctgtgactgtccccttgtgttgtgagacacaaagggaaatgttcagtgaggtcacagctgggtttaatgataagttcacagcaccccctgaacaatgctttagacctcactgggagtaattatcgtttcggcaggtgtcttctgcctcctcctaatATCTACTCATCcacttaacattattattttgatgTGCTGAAGGAGCATCTCCATAATTTCTTTGTTG comes from the Scylla paramamosain isolate STU-SP2022 chromosome 28, ASM3559412v1, whole genome shotgun sequence genome and includes:
- the LOC135115005 gene encoding INO80 complex subunit C-like, encoding MVTTDDTVEEKEEKKPPVFKNPEFQHTAFRSSKKRGWRNLKQIISLERAYTWPPEAVHYSSIDAPPSFTPAKKYSDVSGLPANYTDPLTKLRFADSSEFYRVRDLPMDIVNGLLELRKANSIVG